A window from Dioscorea cayenensis subsp. rotundata cultivar TDr96_F1 chromosome 10, TDr96_F1_v2_PseudoChromosome.rev07_lg8_w22 25.fasta, whole genome shotgun sequence encodes these proteins:
- the LOC120270125 gene encoding uncharacterized protein LOC120270125, with amino-acid sequence MQDQFPIPSCFSPSDKFSDDPNSAKSGQSLVMSVYRTKIAGHCRIITITWCKNLLVHGLSISVEALDQNPNDDHNINHNNIDIDHKHLNQFSCKVELRPWYFWRKLGSKRFQVDGKPVDIFWDLRQAKFSGETEPRSDYYVAVVSDEEVVLLLGDLKKEAYRRTGFRPSIIDAILLSKKEHVFGKKRFSTRAKFHEKDKFHDILLECSNNGGFDSEMMIKIDGNSMVDVKHLQWKFRGNESISIGKTRLEVYWDVHDWLFVPGMRHALFIFKPVSSPACSSSTFSSSSSSMSSVVSLGEEGSNGSSGSCLFLYAWKLE; translated from the coding sequence ATGCAAGACCAGTTCCCAATTCCTTCTTGTTTCTCTCCATCAGATAAATTTTCTGATGATCCAAACTCAGCAAAGTCAGGCCAGAGCCTAGTTATGTCAGTTTATCGAACAAAGATCGCTGGTCACTGCCGGATAATCACCATAACATGGTGCAAGAACCTTCTTGTTCATGGCCTTTCCATTTCAGTTGAAGCATTAGATCAGAATCCAAATGATGATCACAACATCAATCACAACAACATTGACATTGATCACAAGCACTTGAATCAGTTCAGCTGCAAAGTAGAGCTCAGGCCTTGGTACTTCTGGAGAAAACTTGGTTCTAAGCGTTTCCAAGTTGATGGTAAGCCTGTTGACATCTTCTGGGATCTCCGGCAAGCCAAATTCTCCGGCGAGACTGAGCCTCGATCCGATTATTATGTCGCTGTTGTTTCCGATGAAGAGGTGGTACTTTTGCTAGGTGATCTCAAGAAAGAAGCTTATCGCCGCACCGGCTTTCGCCCTTCGATCATTGACGCAATATTATTGTCCAAGAAAGAGCATGTTTTCGGCAAGAAAAGATTTTCTACCAGAGCCAAGTTTCATGAGAAAGATAAGTTCCATGATATATTGTTGGAGTGCAGTAACAATGGAGGGTTTGATTCAGAGATGATGATCAAAATTGATGGAAATTCAATGGTAGATGTTAAGCATCTTCAATGGAAGTTCAGAGGCAATGAATCAATTTCCATTGGGAAGACAAGGCTAGAAGTTTATTGGGATGTTCATGACTGGCTTTTTGTTCCTGGTATGCGGCATGCATTGTTTATATTCAAACCGGTGTCATCGCCGGCATGTTCTTCTTCGACGTTTTCATCGTCTTCGTCATCGATGAGTTCCGTTGTGAGTTTAGGGGAAGAAGGGAGTAATGGTTCATCTGGTTCTTGCTTGTTTCTCTATGCTTGGAAGCTTGAGTGA